The segment AGGCGATGTCGTCGAAGAAGCCCATGTCGAGCATGCGGTCGGCCTCGTCCAGCACCAGCGTGTTGATGCCGGACAGATCCAGGCTGCCGCGGTCGATGTGATCCAGGATGCGGCCGGGCGTGCCCACCACGATATGTGCGCCATGGATCAGGCTGTCGACCTGCGGCCGCATCGGCGAGCCGCCGCACAGTGTCAGCACCTTGATGTTCTCTTCGGCGCGCGCCAGGCGGCGGATTTCCTGCGTGACCTGGTCGGCCAGCTCGCGCGTGGGGCACAGCACCATCGCCTGCACATCGAAGCGGCGCGGATCGAGCCGGTGCAGCAGCGCCAGCCCGAAGGCGGCGGTCTTGCCGCTGCCGGTCTTGGCCTGCGCCACCAGGTCCTGGCCTGCCAATGTGATCGGCAGGCTGGCCGCCTGGATCGGCGTCATTTCGTCATAGCCAAGCTGCGCCAGCGTGGCGAGCATGGTGGGCGACAGCGGCAGGTTGGAAAAAGCGGTGCCGGCTTGCGGCTGGGCGGGGGTCGAGTTCATGCGCGATTATAGCGATCCAGGGATGTCGATCCGTCAGTCATCGGCCGGCGGCGTCCAGTCCAGCCGCTCCAGCAGCGCCTGCGCCGCGGCCGGCGCGCGTTCCTTGGCGCCGTTGATAAAGAAGACAAAGACTTCGCGCTTGCGCGCGGCGGTCTTGCGGTCTTCCACCGTCGGCAGGTCGTCCGGCTGGTGGCCCTGCGCCCACGTGCGCACCCGCGCAGCCCACGCATCCAGGTCCCTGGGCGCATAGCCGGCCTTCAGCTTCGCGCTGCTGGCCATCAGCCGTGCATAGACAAAGTCTGCCGTGAGATCCGCCATCGACGGAAACTTGGGCGAATCGGTAAAGACCGTGGCGGCCTTGTACTTGCGCGCGAGCTTGAGGTAGTCCGGCGACTGGAAGCTGTCGTGCCGCACCTCCAGCACGTGGCGCAGCTTCACGCCTTCCACCGAATCCGGCAGCAGCTGCAGGAAGGCCTCGAAGTCCTCCGCATCGAACTGCTTGGTGGGCGCGAACTGCCACACCACCGGCCCCAGCTTGCGGCCGAGCTCGGCAATGCCGCTGTCGATGAAGCGTTCGATCGATTCGCCGGACTCGGCCAGCACGCGCCGGTTGGTGGCAAAGCGCGAGGCCTTCACCGCGAACACAAAATCATCCGGCGTGTCGTCGCGCCATTTGGCGAACGAGGTGCGCTTCTGCGTGCCGTGGTACGTGCTGTTGATTTCGATCGCGCTGAGGTGGCGGCTGGCATAGGCCAGCTCACGCGCCTGTGCCAGGCCGGCGGGATAGAAGTTGTCGCGCCACGGGGCGAAATTCCAGCCACCGATGCCAACCCGCACCGGCTCGGTGGACGTGGCGGCTTTGCGTGACCTGGCCTTGGGTGTGGCCTCTGAGGTTGCTGCAGTCCTGGATGCGGCCTTCGCCGCGGTGCGTGCTGCCATGGCGCGATCTCCCGAAACGCGAGACTGGCAGTCTAGCGGGAAACTGCGCCAGGCGGTGGCGGCGCAAACACGCCCCTGGCCAACAAAAAAAGCCGGAAGAGGGCCAGGCCCCCTTCCGGCTCCGTTCCCGGTCCCCCGGAATCAGAACGAGAAATTCACCAGGGCGTCGGCAGCGCTCACGTCCGCCGGCTGGGTCTGCACCGCACCCGTGGCGCTGGTGGCCTGCACGCTGTACTTGCCCGCGGCAGCGCCATCCGGCTGCAGCGGAATCGGCAGCGCGGCCTGGTAGGTGCCGATCACCGGAGCGGCCACCGGCAGCGCCGGTTCGGTGGCAAACATGCTGTAGGCGCCGGTATCGCTGGCGGCAGCCGTCGCCGCAATCTCGAAATTGCCGCCATTGACCAGTTGCAGCGCGCGCAGGGTCG is part of the Cupriavidus necator genome and harbors:
- a CDS encoding DUF72 domain-containing protein; the protein is MAARTAAKAASRTAATSEATPKARSRKAATSTEPVRVGIGGWNFAPWRDNFYPAGLAQARELAYASRHLSAIEINSTYHGTQKRTSFAKWRDDTPDDFVFAVKASRFATNRRVLAESGESIERFIDSGIAELGRKLGPVVWQFAPTKQFDAEDFEAFLQLLPDSVEGVKLRHVLEVRHDSFQSPDYLKLARKYKAATVFTDSPKFPSMADLTADFVYARLMASSAKLKAGYAPRDLDAWAARVRTWAQGHQPDDLPTVEDRKTAARKREVFVFFINGAKERAPAAAQALLERLDWTPPADD